From Chryseobacterium camelliae:
TTTCCACAGATTTGAACATCTTGCAAAAGGCTTTAATAACACAGTCTTCAGCCTGGTACAGATCACTGATATAGCTTCTGGCTACACTCAGAAATTTCCTGACGTTCTGATCATAAAAAATTTTCTGTGCAGCCGGATCCTGTTTTTTCAGGCGGCTGAGCAAATCTTCTTTCTTATTTCCAGATAAAAACTTCATGGGCATCTTGTTTCTATAATAAAGACAACAAAAATCTAAAATGGTTACAAAAAAAATATTTTTCCGTGACAAATAAATGTAAAATATTGGAAACAAACAATTTATCAAATAAAAAAAACCTGTAGGATTACGGAATCCTACAGGCTGGTAGTGTATAGGTATAATGAAAATCTAGTTCAGTTCCCCGGAAAGGTTGACCTGGTCTGCAAAATACCGCTCCAGTTCCTTCAGGGTTTCCGGATGGGTCTGAATATCTTTTACCAGCTGTCCCTTATTTACTACGACAATCCGGTTGCAGACTTCCGTAGTATGGGAAAGGTCATGGCTCGATATGAGAAACGTAACCCCCTCCTGCTTGGAAAGTTCCTTGACCAGGTTTTTAAGCTTGATCTGGGTGGAAGGGTCAAGGTTTGCAAAAGGCTCATCAAGGATAATGATTTCCGGGTTTCCAATAATTGCCCCAACAATTCCGACTTTTTTCTGGTTCCCCTTGGAAAGGTCACGGATGTATTTCCCAGAATTTAAAATTTCTCCATTGAAAAGATCGTGAAACTGTTTTAAAAACTCGTCTACGGAAGCCTTGTTCTGCCCTCTTAATTCCCCGATAAAATAGAAGTATTCTTCCGGGGTAAGGTAACCGATCAGAAAGGAATCATCTACGAATGCGGCAACCTTGCTTTTCCATGCTTCAGATTCATTCACCTTGATATCATCGATGCTCACATAACCGGTTGTAGGCTGGATAAGATCCAGCATCAGGCTGAAAAGTGTGGTTTTCCCGGCACCGTTATTTTCCTACAAGACCAAAGGTCTCCCCCTTTGGGATTTCTAAATGCTCAATATTGAGGACGGTGGCTTTCCCGTACGTTTTAGATAAATTATGGATTGTAATCATGTTAACTTTTGTTTTTAAATGCTTCTAATGTGCTGTATTTTTCAACTTTATAATGGCGTACGATGATGTTGAATATTGTCTCGCGGAATAAAAATCCAATGAGTCCCAGAATGGCAATGCTTACAACACCCGCTGTAATCCCGAAGAAATATTTGGTGAGGGCAAAAACAGCCATCGGCAGCAGCATCTTGGGAATTAATAATAACATCGTTTTCAGGTTAAAGCTATTTTTCTGACCGATTCTTTTCTCTTTGGAATTCAGGTCGATCTGTGTTTTATTGAAAGCACCGGACCAAAGGGTAAACTGTGAATTCACACCGATGTTGTAAAGGCCGGCTGCAAAAAAGGTAAAATACACTTCCCATCCCCAATAGGCATAAAACAGCGCCAATACGATGGAAACTCCCGTAACGATGTTCATCAGCCACCATTTTGCTTTCAGGTATTCTTTATAAGGGACGTTCTGGGTCATCATCAACGGGTAATAAGAACTGTCGAAAGCGGGCACCCTCTGCCCGAACATGAATTGGAAACCTCCTGTTACGAAAAGCCCCATAAACATCATCATCATCGGCGTGCGGTAGATATCAGACGTAAACATAAGCAATCCATAGAACAGGAACATAAAGCTCCCCATAAGAATGCCTTTGGTCACTTTATTCCGCTTCAGCATTTTGATATCGTTATTGATGAAGGTCCCTATGGCACCATACTTATTCAGGAAGGCAATGTTTTCAGTTTTTCCTACTTCTTTCTTTGCTTCCAGACCCTGGTCCAGATAGAATTCCTTATGGATGAACTTATAGCAGATCCACCATAAAACAGCAAATACAACGATAGGAAATATTACAAGATAAGGATGTTCATAAAAACTGTGAAAGAGCCACTCGGAATAGTCAAACAAAGGCAGAATATCATAATAAGAAAGTCCGACGACGATAAGGAACAGGACCCCGACTGCAATGGCAACGGCTTCTTTACCATTGAACAGGATGTTGATAAATGTGTTGAGGTAAAACAACAGCGATATCCCGATAAACCAGGCAGCGATGCCCAATGCACTATAGCCTTTAAACATCGCAATAATGCAGAAGGTTACCATAAAACAGGAATTGATCCAGCTGAATACGGAAAGGAAGGTCTTGGTGAGCATATAGTTAACCAGTGTACGCTTCGGAATGTTCAGGGTAAGAAAAGGCTTGATGTTCTGGGTGGGCATTTCCTGCCAGATATACTTGACAATCAAATCCAAAGCCCAGGCAATGATCATAAACCGGGAAATAATCTTTACCGCATCGGCATGCATTTCTTCCTCTACATAAAAGAAGGCGATAAAGGCACCTCCGATCAGGCATCCCATAAAATAAAGTATAGCGAAAAACCTGAGGATCTTCATAGCAAGATTGACCCCAACGGAACTTCCCCGGAAAAAACTTTTGTACTCTAATTTCAGGAATTGTAAAAACATAGGCTATTTTTTTGTATTAGTTAAAAAAGCAGCTGATATGTTACAGATTTATATCAATAAGATTTAAGTTTGGAGAGAATATCCCGCCAATAGCCTCAGATTAACCGATCAATTCTCTGGCCTGTGCAAGTGCAGCCTCTGTAATCCTGCTTCCGGATAAGAGCTGTGCAATTTCATTCAGCTTTTCATCTTCATCAAGCGGAACAATGGTGGACTGGGTTTTGCCGGAGACGTCCTGCTTCACCACTTTATAGTTGTTATTGCCTTTCGCTGCCACTTGTGCAAGGTGTGAAATAACGATCAGCTGCATGTCTGCGGACATTTCTCGCATCAGATTTCCGATCTCCTCGGCCACCTTTCCTGAAACTCCGGTATCTATTTCATCCAGGATGAGTGTAGGAAGCTGGTCACTTTCCGCAATAATTTTTTTCACTGCCAGCATGACCCTGGAACGTTCGCCTCCTGATATTGCGGTCTGGATCGGCTTTAACGGAAACCCGGAATTGGCCTGGAACAGAAGTTGGATACTTTCTTTACCGAATGCATTGAAATCTTCCGCCGGTTTCAGCTCAATATCCACTCTGGCTTTCTCAAGGCCCAGTTTTTTAAGCAGCCCTTCTGCTTTTTTGATGAAAACAGGAATGCTTTTCTTTCTGTTTTCTGAGAGTTTCTGAGCCAGCTTTTGAAGCTTCTGCTCTTTTTTTATGATATTTTGCTCCACATCCATGATGAGGGCTTCCAGCTCGGAGGCTCCCTTCTGATCACCGGCCAGCTGGTCCCTGATATCCATCAACTCCTGCACATTGGCTGCATTATGCTTGATAAAAAGGGTATTGAGCCTGTTATTCAGTTCTGAAAGCTGGACCAAGTTATCCGGATTGGCTTCGATATTTTCTGCTTCGTCTTCCAGCTCGGAGATGATATCCTTTAATTCCACAAAAGAGGCTTCAAGGCGGCTGTCTAATTCAGCAAAGCCATGTGACACCTCAGAAATCCTGGAGAGTTTATTTTTAGCTTCATTAAAAAAAGACAGGATGCCGATTTCTTCCTGATGAAATCTTGATAATACCTGCGCCAGGTTTTCGGAAATCATTTCAGCATTTTCCTGGATGGAAAGCTGGTTCTGGAGGTCTTCATAATCTATAGCATCCAGTTGCAGGTCTTCCAGCTCAGAAAGCAGGAACTGCTTATAATCGCTTTCTTTGGTATTCTCGGAAAGCTGGGCTTGGTATTTTTTAAGCTGGATTTTCAGGCTCTGGAAATCGGAATATTCATTCTGGTATTCCTCGATCCTGCTTTTATTTTCAGACAGGCCGTCGATAATTTTAAACTGGTATTCGGAAGTAAAGAGATTGGAGGTCTCGAACTGCGAGTGGATGTCAATCAGCTTTGAAGACAGTTCCCTGAGAACGTCCAGGGTAACGGGTACATCATTAATGAACGCCCTTGATTTCCCTGTAGGTGAAATTTCCCTGCGGATAATGGTCTGAAGATCATAATCCAGATCGTTTTCTATAAAAAATTTCTTGAACTGATTATCCAGGGAAAATTCAGTTTCCACAATGCTTTTCTCACCCGTGTTGGCAATGGACTTTACATCTGCTCGCTCTCCTAAAATAAGCCTTAAAGCACCCAGTATAATGGATTTCCCTGCTCCGGTTTCTCCGGTAATAACCTGTAAACCATTATGCAATGATACTTCAAGCGTATCAATAAGGGCAAAATTTTTAATGTAAATTCTCGAAAGCATGTGATAGAGGCAGATTACTTTAGGTACTGCAAATATAGAACTTTAGAATTCAGAATTCAACAACGGGGTAAGCCGCTTTTGGGATTATTTCCATTTGTTCCATTTGTCATCCGTGAATTTCGGAGCAAACAGGATCATAAGCTGCTTCAGATCACTAAGCACAATTCCGCCGTTGTTGCCGGAGTTGAAGATATTGTAAATCTCGTCGCTTTTAGTTGTGATGAACAGGTTGAAGAAATAATTCTGCTGGAAAGAGTTTTCATACATCTTAAGCTGCATCAGGGCATCAAAAATGGCTCTTTTAGCGCCGGTCTGGTCCTGGTTGAAGAGATTATCCATCCCACCTCTGTGGTAGGTATAAAAAGATGAGCGCAGCTGTGCCATATTCGGATTGAGGATCTCACCGATCAGGATTGAGCGGCTTCTCGGCTCGTTGATCTGCTTCCAGCCGTCGTATGTATTCTGCGACTGCCCATTCTGAGCGATCTGCTGAGCTTTCTGGAACCACTGGGTCCCTGACATGGACTGAAAGCTATCTGCATCATACCCAAGGATCAGATAGACATAAAAGCTGATCACATCAATAAGATTTTTACCGGAAAACTGACGTTCGTTGAAAATAAGGTTTTCATTTTCCACATAATCAAACGTAAACCTGGTATCCTGCAGGTTAATTAATGGGGATTCATAAGTAGTCCCATACACTGGCCTTACTGCCTGAA
This genomic window contains:
- a CDS encoding DNA repair protein RecN; the encoded protein is MLSRIYIKNFALIDTLEVSLHNGLQVITGETGAGKSIILGALRLILGERADVKSIANTGEKSIVETEFSLDNQFKKFFIENDLDYDLQTIIRREISPTGKSRAFINDVPVTLDVLRELSSKLIDIHSQFETSNLFTSEYQFKIIDGLSENKSRIEEYQNEYSDFQSLKIQLKKYQAQLSENTKESDYKQFLLSELEDLQLDAIDYEDLQNQLSIQENAEMISENLAQVLSRFHQEEIGILSFFNEAKNKLSRISEVSHGFAELDSRLEASFVELKDIISELEDEAENIEANPDNLVQLSELNNRLNTLFIKHNAANVQELMDIRDQLAGDQKGASELEALIMDVEQNIIKKEQKLQKLAQKLSENRKKSIPVFIKKAEGLLKKLGLEKARVDIELKPAEDFNAFGKESIQLLFQANSGFPLKPIQTAISGGERSRVMLAVKKIIAESDQLPTLILDEIDTGVSGKVAEEIGNLMREMSADMQLIVISHLAQVAAKGNNNYKVVKQDVSGKTQSTIVPLDEDEKLNEIAQLLSGSRITEAALAQARELIG
- the porD gene encoding type IX secretion system protein PorD, with translation MKKLISLFLLLFLYNVSFSQELLATVQVNSQQVAGSNQQAFKVLEKSLKDFINNTSWTGKKLQNFEKIKSNFAIVVASRDGNRFTASIVVQAVRPVYGTTYESPLINLQDTRFTFDYVENENLIFNERQFSGKNLIDVISFYVYLILGYDADSFQSMSGTQWFQKAQQIAQNGQSQNTYDGWKQINEPRSRSILIGEILNPNMAQLRSSFYTYHRGGMDNLFNQDQTGAKRAIFDALMQLKMYENSFQQNYFFNLFITTKSDEIYNIFNSGNNGGIVLSDLKQLMILFAPKFTDDKWNKWK
- a CDS encoding DUF5687 family protein gives rise to the protein MFLQFLKLEYKSFFRGSSVGVNLAMKILRFFAILYFMGCLIGGAFIAFFYVEEEMHADAVKIISRFMIIAWALDLIVKYIWQEMPTQNIKPFLTLNIPKRTLVNYMLTKTFLSVFSWINSCFMVTFCIIAMFKGYSALGIAAWFIGISLLFYLNTFINILFNGKEAVAIAVGVLFLIVVGLSYYDILPLFDYSEWLFHSFYEHPYLVIFPIVVFAVLWWICYKFIHKEFYLDQGLEAKKEVGKTENIAFLNKYGAIGTFINNDIKMLKRNKVTKGILMGSFMFLFYGLLMFTSDIYRTPMMMMFMGLFVTGGFQFMFGQRVPAFDSSYYPLMMTQNVPYKEYLKAKWWLMNIVTGVSIVLALFYAYWGWEVYFTFFAAGLYNIGVNSQFTLWSGAFNKTQIDLNSKEKRIGQKNSFNLKTMLLLIPKMLLPMAVFALTKYFFGITAGVVSIAILGLIGFLFRETIFNIIVRHYKVEKYSTLEAFKNKS